A section of the Polyangium spumosum genome encodes:
- a CDS encoding DUF4139 domain-containing protein, with amino-acid sequence MSRFSRFRLGTVGGLLLLTSALPLAGCARGPDVASGLALRRVIIYRNGVGYYERAGHVDEPEVAFKVRTERIGDFLATLAVMEQGGSSVRSASFPVELDKDKDAEDDEEDGEDGEAEPIAEHRIGMPMPPPPPKKKKKKADDRETVRLTLDGEEHDLVVGYVAETPVWRPSYRLVIAKAGSAGETKADLQAWGIVQNQSGEDWNGVRLSLVAGAPLAFQATLDKPVVPPRPVVTDQGEVIASVPVGETSLPTMAPAAPPPPPMAAPQEEGGERLDDLLAEAESAKDEAFAEYDRAPTTGATRSTATRSAPAKKGRMGANYGGGVPAGSAAPAPYPTEMPRPVTPSNPRNVNALAAVAVEGGTTRYDLPFPVDIPNKSATMVLLLAQRVPGEAIFLFSPDGGVRDSFSHPFRVARFTNNTKGLLEKGPIAVFDDGAFLGQGMVDPLPPGAVATVPFALERGLAVTTDRKEDELSARLAKIDGGQLYIERDWVYHTKYTIKNGTDFDAKTLVKHSRIPGTRLENPPKGTEDNVGTGSALVPQTTPKRATNVLDVEERRSFTRQIDALSPLADDAVKAYMNDARADKLVVAELKKAWDARGRLRTALDERNKLQSEQATLERESEQVRRNLKAIEKIKDDPRDTVSRQNTEKMRQDFTERLGKASSRLGEITKRLTILEIEVNEQSVRLRDILASIKLEKPLSSP; translated from the coding sequence ATGAGCCGCTTTTCTCGCTTTCGACTGGGCACGGTGGGTGGACTTCTCCTTCTGACCTCGGCGCTCCCCCTCGCGGGTTGCGCGCGTGGGCCGGACGTCGCGAGCGGACTCGCGCTCCGCCGCGTGATCATCTACCGCAACGGCGTCGGCTACTACGAGCGCGCAGGGCACGTGGACGAGCCCGAGGTCGCGTTCAAGGTCCGCACGGAGCGCATCGGCGACTTCCTCGCCACGCTCGCGGTGATGGAGCAAGGCGGGAGCAGCGTGCGCAGCGCGTCGTTCCCGGTCGAGCTGGACAAGGACAAGGACGCCGAAGACGACGAAGAGGACGGCGAGGACGGCGAGGCCGAGCCCATCGCCGAGCACCGGATCGGCATGCCGATGCCGCCACCTCCGCCGAAGAAGAAAAAGAAGAAGGCAGACGATCGCGAGACGGTGCGGCTCACGCTCGACGGCGAGGAGCACGATCTCGTGGTCGGATACGTCGCGGAGACGCCGGTCTGGCGGCCCTCGTACCGCCTGGTGATCGCGAAGGCCGGCAGCGCCGGCGAAACGAAGGCGGATCTGCAGGCCTGGGGCATCGTGCAGAACCAGTCCGGCGAGGACTGGAACGGCGTGCGGCTCTCGCTCGTCGCAGGCGCGCCGCTCGCGTTCCAGGCGACCCTGGACAAACCCGTCGTGCCGCCGCGCCCGGTGGTGACGGATCAAGGCGAGGTGATCGCGTCGGTGCCCGTCGGCGAGACGAGCCTGCCCACGATGGCGCCGGCGGCCCCGCCGCCGCCTCCGATGGCCGCGCCGCAGGAAGAGGGCGGCGAGCGCCTCGATGATCTGCTCGCGGAGGCCGAGTCCGCGAAGGACGAGGCCTTCGCGGAGTACGACCGCGCGCCGACGACGGGCGCGACACGATCGACGGCGACGCGCTCGGCGCCCGCGAAGAAGGGCCGCATGGGCGCGAACTACGGCGGCGGAGTTCCAGCCGGCTCCGCCGCGCCCGCGCCGTATCCGACGGAGATGCCGCGCCCGGTGACACCGTCGAACCCGCGCAACGTGAACGCGCTGGCGGCCGTCGCGGTGGAAGGCGGCACCACGCGTTACGATCTCCCCTTCCCCGTCGACATCCCGAACAAGAGCGCGACGATGGTCCTCCTGCTCGCGCAACGCGTGCCCGGCGAGGCGATCTTCCTCTTCTCGCCGGACGGCGGCGTGCGTGACTCGTTCTCGCATCCGTTCCGCGTCGCGCGCTTCACCAACAACACGAAGGGCCTGCTCGAAAAAGGCCCGATCGCGGTCTTCGACGACGGCGCCTTCCTCGGGCAAGGCATGGTCGATCCGCTGCCACCCGGCGCCGTCGCCACGGTGCCCTTCGCCCTCGAGCGAGGCCTCGCCGTGACCACGGACCGCAAGGAGGACGAGCTCAGCGCGCGCCTCGCGAAGATCGACGGCGGCCAGCTCTACATCGAGCGCGACTGGGTCTACCACACGAAGTACACGATCAAGAACGGCACGGACTTCGACGCAAAGACACTCGTCAAGCACTCGCGCATCCCCGGCACGCGGCTCGAAAACCCGCCCAAAGGCACCGAGGACAACGTGGGCACGGGCAGCGCGCTCGTCCCGCAGACGACGCCGAAGCGCGCGACGAACGTGCTCGACGTGGAGGAGCGCCGCAGCTTCACGCGCCAGATCGACGCGCTCTCGCCGCTCGCAGACGACGCGGTGAAGGCCTACATGAACGACGCGCGCGCCGACAAACTCGTGGTGGCAGAGCTGAAGAAGGCGTGGGACGCGCGCGGGCGCCTGCGCACGGCGCTCGACGAGCGGAACAAGCTCCAGTCGGAGCAGGCGACGCTCGAGCGCGAGAGCGAGCAAGTCCGGCGAAACCTCAAGGCGATCGAGAAGATCAAGGACGACCCGCGCGACACGGTGTCGCGGCAGAACACCGAGAAGATGCGTCAGGACTTCACGGAGCGTCTCGGCAAGGCCTCGTCCCGCCTCGGCGAGATCACGAAGCGCCTGACGATCCTCGAGATCGAGGTGAACGAGCAGTCCGTGCGCCTGCGCGACATCCTCGCCTCGATCAAGCTGGAGAAGCCGCTGTCGAGTCCGTGA